The following proteins are encoded in a genomic region of Triticum dicoccoides isolate Atlit2015 ecotype Zavitan chromosome 1B, WEW_v2.0, whole genome shotgun sequence:
- the LOC119340085 gene encoding TATA box-binding protein-associated factor RNA polymerase I subunit B-like: MDDGGGASPDHYGGGGGGGSIRLVCDNCGAAEEYNPDDAEDGFFSCRQCSAVHTSTQATAADPDDFQVTGNMSFHRVSQANKTPKFRTPAPYPTPYPTRQPPAATETDFEEPRDFVTGAEAWGEPEELGARVRWRYVQGLQVILQQQLEVLVKRYRVGALVCGLAGTIWVRWVATSKVFDEIWARKVLAEDEAAQRLKRSASGGEQKPQEVKCEWVDEALPREDRRRVEFIFLRSLRTMLPVYSTLSVCFLACHIAREAILPTDICRWAMEGKLPYMAAFTEVDRHLGRSVKHCPLSARQLFRPVRVIGTWQLEAAAGSIAQRIGLQLPSVNFYAIAQRYLNELSLPIERILPHACRIYEWALPAELWLSSNPLRVPTRVCVMAILIVALRVQYNINGQGIWEEICETGRNADGSDPDANLPPSKRPEGGTSEEFGTKELLCTLASAYDKIDVAHDYSKDLHSYLKYCKDIVFPGISCSVEEDHLIEIFQDMYKGREDGNPKARMEETRTTNGVMNKRCRDGTSVGARSFSASSSGVQRIKSEMEDHGFCYLPPRKWLRSNGYLHYRRKTITGSLVCIGHADYYVLIRSFAKLAEVDVRVLHTSVLKLERRLAWIEERIGRSLDALQNPPIS, from the exons ATGGATGACGGCGGCGGCGCCTCCCCGGATCACTACGGCGGAGGTGGGGGAGGAGGAAGCATCCGCCTGGTCTGCGACAACTGCGGCGCTGCGGAGGAGTACAACCCCGACGACGCCGAGGACGGCTTCTTCTCGTGCCGCCAGTGCTCCGCTGTCCACACATCCACCCAGGCGACTGCCGCGGACCCCGACGATTTCCAAGTCACCGGCAACATGTCCTTCCACCGAGTTAGCCAAGCCAACAAAACCCCCAAATTCCGCACCCCCGCACCCTACCCAACCCCTTACCCCACTCGGCAGCCCCCTGCTGCGACTGAGACTGACTTCGAGGAGCCGCGCGACTTTGTGACTGGCGCCGAGGCTTGGGGCGAGCCAGAGGAGCTGGGTGCTCGGGTCCGGTGGCGCTACGTGCAGGGGCTGCAGGTGATCCTGCAACAGCAGCTGGAAGTGCTGGTCAAGAGGTACCGGGTGGGCGCGCTTGTCTGCGGCCTGGCTGGAACTATCTGGGTGCGGTGGGTGGCTACCTCCAAGGTGTTCGACGAAATTTGGGCGCGGAAGGTGCTCGCGGAGGACGAGGCTGCGCAGAGACTGAAGCGCTCTGCCAGTGGAG GCGAACAGAAACCTCAAGAGGTGAAATGTGAATGGGTGGATGAAGCCTTGCCACGCGAAGACAGGCGAAGGGTTGAGTTCATCTTTCTGCGCTCATTGAGAACGATGCTGCCAGTGTACTCAACATTGTCTGTATGTTTCCTGGCATGTCATATTGCCCGGGAAGCCATCCTACCGACTGACATCTGTAGGTGGGCAATGGAGGGTAAGCTTCCTTATATGGCAGCATTTACCGAAGTGGACAGGCATCTTGGGAGATCTGTAAAACACTGCCCTTTGAGTGCAAGACAACTATTCAGACCAGTCCGAGTGATTGGAACATGGCAACTGGAAGCTGCAGCTGGGTCCATAGCACAACGCATAGGATTGCAGCTTCCTTCAGTTAATTTCTATGCTATTGCTCAACGCTACTTGAATGAGTTGTCTCTGCCGATAGAAAGAATCCTCCCTCATGCTTGCCGCATCTATGAGTGGGCATTGCCTGCAGAACTATGGTTGTCTAGTAATCCATTAAGGGTCCCCACACGGGTCTGTGTAATGGCTATACTAATAGTGGCTCTAAGAGTTCAGTATAACATCAATGGTCAAGGGATATGGGAG GAGATTTGTGAGACAGGAAGAAATGCAGATGGGTCTGATCCTGATGCAAATTTACCACCATCTAAGAGGCCTGAAGGCGGCACTAGTGAGGAATTTGGCACAAAGGAATTGCTATGCACTCTTGCAAGTGCCTATGATAAAATTGATGTTGCGCATG ACTATTCAAAGGACCTTCACTCTTATCTCAAATATTGCAAAGATATTGTTTTCCCTGGGATTTCATGTTCAGTTGAAGAGGATCACTTAATAGAGATCTTTCAGGATATGTACAAAGGACGAGAG GATGGGAATCCAAAAGCTCGCATGGAGGAAACGCGAACCACGAATGGAGTGATGAATAAACGATGCCGGGATGGAACTTCTGTTGGTGCAAGGAGCTTTTCTGCATCATCATCAGGGGTGCAAAGGATTAAGTCGGAAATGGAGGATCATGGGTTTTGTTATCTGCCGCCAAGGAAGTGGCTTAGGTCAAATGGCTACCTTCACTATAGAAGGAAGACAATAACCGGTAGTCTTGTTTGCATCGGACATGCTGATTATTACGTGTTGATACGCTCATTTGCAAAGCTTGCAGAAGTTGATGTTAGGGTTCTGCATACCAGTGTGCTAAAACTTGAGAGGAGACTTGCCTGGATAGAAGAGCGAATAGGCAGAAGCTTGGATGCCTTGCAGAATCCACCTATTAGCtaa